From one Amycolatopsis sp. FDAARGOS 1241 genomic stretch:
- a CDS encoding cold-shock protein, which translates to MAQGTVKWFNAEKGFGFIAQDGGEGDVFVHYSEIEGRGFRTLEENQRVEFEVGQGQKGPQAQKVRAI; encoded by the coding sequence GTGGCGCAAGGCACTGTGAAGTGGTTCAACGCGGAGAAGGGCTTCGGCTTCATCGCGCAGGACGGCGGCGAAGGCGACGTGTTCGTTCACTACTCGGAGATCGAGGGCCGCGGTTTCCGCACCCTCGAGGAGAACCAGCGAGTGGAGTTCGAGGTCGGCCAGGGTCAGAAGGGGCCGCAGGCCCAGAAGGTTCGCGCGATCTGA
- a CDS encoding Ig-like domain-containing protein — protein MTIRHFARRRAGLAVLGVVAALALGACSSDPATVSASGAAGGGPTKEAPVAKPASITLSPAAGAKDVSPGDPVKVSVADGTLGSVTLTNPDGKQVEGQPSADKKSWSTTEDLGYNKTYTWSGQAMGNDGKQVQIGGAFTTVKPRRQMAGSLNVGDGQTYGIAMPIALTFPSAVKDKAAVEKALSVETTPKTEGSWAWLNGDTSVHWRPKEYFQPGTTVKVNANIYGVAMGNGTYGRQDVSATFTIGRSQIVKGNTQQHRMQVIRDGKQVMDFPVSYGLDSDPGRVTHSGVHVVMSKHATYSMSNPRYGYTDVNVPWAVRISNNGEFIHGLAGSVWAQGKKNISHGCLNLSPANAKIYYDSVLPGDPVEITGSTQTLTSKDGDYSDWTYDWASWSKLSALA, from the coding sequence GTGACTATCCGACACTTCGCACGCCGCCGCGCTGGCCTCGCGGTGCTGGGGGTCGTGGCCGCGCTGGCGCTCGGGGCGTGCAGCAGCGACCCGGCGACGGTGAGCGCGAGCGGTGCTGCCGGCGGGGGTCCCACGAAGGAAGCGCCCGTCGCGAAGCCGGCGAGCATCACGCTGTCGCCCGCTGCGGGCGCGAAGGACGTGTCGCCGGGTGATCCGGTGAAGGTGAGCGTCGCGGACGGCACGCTCGGCTCCGTCACGCTCACGAACCCCGACGGCAAGCAGGTGGAGGGCCAGCCGTCGGCGGACAAGAAGAGCTGGAGCACGACCGAGGACCTCGGTTACAACAAGACGTACACCTGGTCGGGCCAGGCGATGGGCAACGACGGCAAGCAGGTGCAGATCGGCGGCGCCTTCACCACCGTGAAGCCCCGGCGGCAGATGGCCGGCAGCCTGAACGTCGGCGACGGCCAGACCTACGGCATCGCGATGCCGATCGCCCTGACCTTCCCGAGCGCGGTGAAGGACAAGGCGGCCGTCGAGAAGGCGCTGTCGGTGGAGACGACGCCGAAGACGGAGGGCTCGTGGGCCTGGCTCAACGGTGACACCTCCGTGCACTGGCGCCCGAAGGAGTACTTCCAGCCCGGCACGACGGTGAAGGTCAACGCGAACATCTACGGCGTCGCGATGGGCAACGGCACCTACGGGCGCCAGGACGTCTCGGCGACCTTCACGATCGGGCGTTCGCAGATCGTCAAGGGCAACACCCAGCAGCACCGCATGCAGGTGATCCGCGATGGCAAACAGGTCATGGACTTCCCGGTCAGCTACGGCCTGGACTCCGACCCGGGCCGCGTCACCCACAGCGGGGTGCACGTGGTGATGTCGAAGCACGCGACGTACTCGATGAGCAACCCGCGCTACGGCTACACCGACGTGAACGTGCCGTGGGCCGTCCGGATCTCCAACAACGGCGAGTTCATCCACGGGCTCGCCGGCTCCGTCTGGGCGCAGGGCAAGAAGAACATCTCGCACGGCTGTCTGAACCTGTCGCCGGCCAACGCGAAGATCTACTACGACAGCGTGCTCCCCGGTGACCCGGTGGAGATCACGGGCAGCACGCAGACGCTGACCTCCAAGGACGGCGACTACAGCGACTGGACGTACGACTGGGCTTCGTGGAGCAAGCTCTCCGCGCTCGCCTGA
- a CDS encoding MFS transporter — translation MDQRTVIRAVWASAMGNATEWYDYGVFTSGAIATSIGTVFFPGEGNAVLKSLALVAVGFIVRPFGGAFFGPLGDKLGRQKVLAITILLMSGCTFLVGVLPTYAGGYSMGIGAPIAILLLRLIQGFSTGGEYGGAATFIAEYAPTKRRGFFGSFLEFGTLSGYVLGNIVVLAVTLSLPMDQVEAWGWRIPFFVALPLGLIGLYLRSRLEDTPEFKRLEAAGEKPKKAPLKETFTRNWRMILNLIGIVLLLNIADYMLLTTMPTYFTDTLHINDNTSTLIIIGVELVQMAIILPLGGLSDRIGRKPLLLTAAIGFLVLSWPCIKLMQSGSILWLIVGFGIVALLLVLMLAVIGSTFPAMFPTRVRYGSFAIGYNVSTSLFGGTCGVVVTALIQSTGNKDWPAYYLIIAAAIALIPIIKIPETSRVPIEQIDTSDTGGKLAGATR, via the coding sequence GTGGACCAGAGAACCGTCATACGGGCGGTCTGGGCCTCCGCGATGGGTAACGCGACCGAGTGGTACGACTACGGCGTCTTCACCTCGGGTGCGATCGCGACGAGCATCGGCACGGTGTTCTTCCCCGGCGAGGGCAACGCCGTGCTGAAGTCGCTCGCACTGGTCGCGGTCGGGTTCATCGTGCGGCCGTTCGGCGGAGCGTTCTTCGGTCCGCTGGGCGACAAACTGGGACGCCAGAAGGTTCTCGCGATCACGATCCTGCTGATGTCGGGCTGCACCTTCCTGGTGGGCGTGCTCCCGACGTACGCGGGCGGCTACAGCATGGGCATCGGCGCGCCGATCGCGATCCTGTTGCTGCGCTTGATCCAGGGCTTCTCCACAGGTGGTGAATACGGCGGCGCGGCAACGTTCATCGCCGAGTACGCACCGACGAAACGCCGTGGTTTCTTCGGATCCTTCCTCGAGTTCGGGACGCTGAGCGGCTACGTGCTGGGCAACATCGTCGTGCTCGCGGTCACGCTGTCGCTGCCGATGGATCAGGTCGAGGCGTGGGGCTGGCGGATCCCGTTCTTCGTCGCGCTGCCGCTTGGCCTCATCGGTCTGTACCTGCGGTCGCGGCTCGAGGACACGCCGGAGTTCAAGCGGCTCGAGGCGGCCGGCGAGAAGCCGAAGAAGGCGCCGCTGAAGGAGACGTTCACCCGCAACTGGCGGATGATCCTCAACCTCATCGGCATCGTGCTGCTGTTGAACATCGCGGACTACATGCTGCTGACGACGATGCCGACGTACTTCACGGACACGTTGCACATCAACGACAACACCTCGACGTTGATCATCATCGGCGTCGAACTGGTGCAGATGGCGATCATCCTGCCGCTGGGCGGGCTGTCCGACCGCATCGGCCGCAAGCCGCTGCTGCTGACGGCGGCGATCGGGTTCCTGGTGCTGAGCTGGCCGTGCATCAAGCTGATGCAGTCCGGCAGCATCCTGTGGCTGATCGTCGGGTTCGGCATCGTCGCGCTGCTGCTGGTGCTGATGCTTGCCGTGATCGGCTCGACGTTCCCGGCGATGTTCCCGACACGCGTGCGGTACGGCTCGTTCGCCATCGGTTACAACGTGTCGACCTCGCTGTTCGGCGGGACCTGTGGTGTCGTCGTGACGGCCCTGATCCAGAGCACCGGCAACAAGGACTGGCCGGCGTACTACCTGATCATCGCCGCCGCGATCGCGCTGATCCCGATCATCAAGATCCCGGAGACCTCGCGGGTGCCGATCGAGCAGATCGACACCTCCGACACGGGCGGCAAGCTGGCCGGCGCCACCCGCTGA
- a CDS encoding PaaI family thioesterase produces the protein MSRVSGPWPPVSVEPPALHPKAPSPGTELGVHFDECFGCGDEIDAGLRLRSVVGEGHTVLSKFTVTPAHQGAPGLAHGGLLACAFDEALGSAVGNLLRRPAVTGKLETDFRRPVPVGSTLHIEARLDGTAGRKIYVSADGHLDSPDGLIAVTARALFVAVGFEHFTTHGDSTALQKLADAREKQKRQRDEEWEINP, from the coding sequence ATGAGTCGTGTTTCAGGACCGTGGCCGCCGGTGTCCGTGGAGCCTCCCGCGCTGCACCCGAAGGCCCCATCGCCTGGCACCGAACTGGGCGTGCACTTCGACGAGTGCTTCGGCTGCGGCGACGAGATCGACGCGGGCCTGCGCCTGCGCTCGGTCGTCGGGGAGGGGCACACGGTGCTCTCCAAGTTCACCGTGACGCCCGCCCACCAGGGCGCGCCCGGCCTCGCCCACGGCGGGCTGCTGGCGTGCGCGTTCGACGAGGCCCTGGGCTCGGCGGTCGGCAATCTGCTGCGGCGGCCCGCCGTGACGGGCAAGCTCGAGACCGACTTCCGCCGCCCCGTGCCCGTCGGCTCGACGCTGCACATCGAAGCCCGTCTGGACGGCACGGCGGGCCGCAAGATCTACGTGAGCGCCGACGGTCACCTCGACTCCCCCGACGGCCTCATCGCGGTGACTGCCCGCGCCCTGTTCGTGGCGGTCGGCTTCGAGCACTTCACCACCCACGGTGACTCCACGGCGCTGCAGAAGCTGGCCGACGCCCGCGAGAAGCAGAAGCGGCAGCGTGATGAGGAGTGGGAGATCAACCCCTGA
- a CDS encoding serine/threonine-protein kinase, whose protein sequence is MPTSVLANPSPGTQSIMPPSPRVQPKEDLPHPGTDSVIAAAGSEGRENSEQGSQGTGTGSGSGSHGTSGTGSFPGTSRRTGSRTSSRRSRRGRLGAGLIDVPPVPYRDPSMAVLKNPVVSEEKRFCGNCGAKVGRAEDGKPGNPEGTCDNCGTSFSFLPKLQPHELVGGQYEVLGALAYGGLGWIYLAQDHNVSDRWVVLKGLIDTGDATAMAAAANEMRFLAEVEHPNIVKIHNFVQHPDAQTGNSVGYIVMEYVGGQSLRQLALQHHRESKRPEPLPIGQVIAYGLEILPALGYLHSQGLLYCDLKPDNVIQTHEQLKLIDLGAVRRVDDYESPLFFTTGYSAPELASQGASISSDLYTVGRTLAVLSFEFQGYTTKFKTTLPGPDQVPLFALFGSYYRFLKRATHNDPDRRFLAAEDMADQLTGVLREIMALGTNKPRPAASTVFGPESRTFGVHLVVPEAGTSVPLPEPAEVVAGLPIPQVDTDDPAAGVLATTTALDPREAIDALAGAPRESIEVRLRIVRARIELGEFVEAQRQLQAAQYLAIRNGFPHDWRIDWYRGLIELAGARPRVAHVAFEAVYDDLPGEIAPKLALAVSAEGVGDYFGAARYYELVWRTDRTYVSAAFGLARVYLAQGARASAVEVLETVPATSTHYLDAQVASIKIKTQTGNAEQTTVSEQDLLDASARLERLNLDAERRTRLSAEVLEAAYDWLRADSSNPSGTSKVLGYALEERDVRFGLERCYRTLARLAGSAEDRITLVDRANSIRPRTLT, encoded by the coding sequence ATGCCCACCAGCGTTCTCGCGAACCCTAGCCCCGGTACGCAGAGCATCATGCCGCCGTCGCCGCGGGTGCAGCCGAAGGAAGACCTGCCCCACCCCGGCACGGACAGCGTCATCGCGGCGGCCGGCAGCGAAGGCCGCGAGAACAGCGAACAAGGCAGCCAGGGCACGGGCACCGGTAGCGGCTCCGGCTCGCACGGCACCAGCGGCACCGGCTCGTTCCCCGGCACCTCCCGCCGCACCGGCAGCCGCACCTCGTCACGGCGATCACGGCGCGGCCGCCTGGGCGCCGGCCTCATCGACGTTCCCCCGGTCCCGTACCGCGACCCCTCGATGGCCGTGCTCAAGAACCCGGTCGTCTCCGAAGAGAAGCGCTTCTGCGGCAACTGCGGCGCCAAGGTCGGCCGCGCCGAGGACGGCAAGCCCGGCAACCCCGAAGGCACGTGCGACAACTGCGGCACGTCCTTCTCCTTCCTGCCGAAGCTGCAGCCCCACGAGCTCGTCGGCGGCCAGTACGAAGTGCTCGGCGCCCTCGCGTACGGCGGTCTCGGCTGGATCTACCTCGCGCAGGACCACAACGTCTCCGACCGCTGGGTCGTCCTCAAGGGCCTGATCGACACCGGCGACGCCACCGCCATGGCCGCCGCCGCCAACGAGATGCGATTCCTGGCCGAGGTCGAACACCCGAACATCGTCAAGATCCACAACTTCGTGCAGCACCCGGACGCCCAGACCGGCAACTCCGTCGGCTACATCGTGATGGAGTACGTCGGCGGCCAGTCGCTGCGGCAGCTCGCCCTGCAGCACCACCGGGAGAGCAAGCGGCCCGAGCCGTTGCCGATCGGCCAGGTCATCGCGTACGGTCTCGAGATCCTGCCCGCGCTCGGCTACCTCCACAGCCAGGGCCTGCTCTACTGCGACCTCAAACCCGACAACGTGATCCAGACCCACGAGCAGCTGAAGCTGATCGACCTGGGTGCCGTCCGGCGTGTCGACGACTACGAGAGCCCGCTCTTCTTCACCACCGGCTACAGCGCGCCCGAGCTGGCGTCGCAGGGTGCGTCGATCTCGTCGGACCTCTACACCGTCGGCCGCACGCTGGCCGTCCTGAGCTTCGAGTTCCAGGGCTACACCACGAAGTTCAAGACGACGCTGCCCGGTCCGGACCAGGTGCCGCTGTTCGCGCTCTTCGGTTCGTACTACCGGTTCCTCAAGCGCGCGACCCACAACGACCCCGACCGCCGGTTCCTGGCCGCGGAGGACATGGCCGATCAGCTCACGGGCGTGCTGCGCGAGATCATGGCGCTCGGCACGAACAAGCCGCGCCCGGCCGCGTCGACGGTGTTCGGTCCGGAGAGCCGGACGTTCGGCGTGCACCTGGTCGTGCCCGAGGCCGGCACGAGCGTGCCGCTGCCCGAGCCCGCCGAGGTCGTCGCCGGCCTGCCGATCCCGCAGGTCGACACCGACGACCCCGCCGCCGGCGTCCTCGCCACCACCACGGCGCTCGACCCGCGCGAGGCCATCGACGCTCTCGCGGGCGCTCCGCGGGAGTCCATCGAGGTGCGCCTGCGGATCGTCCGCGCGCGCATCGAGCTCGGCGAGTTCGTCGAAGCCCAGCGCCAGCTCCAAGCGGCCCAGTACCTGGCCATCCGCAACGGCTTCCCGCACGACTGGCGCATCGACTGGTACCGCGGCCTCATCGAACTGGCCGGCGCCCGCCCGCGCGTCGCCCACGTCGCCTTCGAGGCCGTGTACGACGACCTTCCCGGCGAGATCGCGCCGAAGCTCGCGCTCGCCGTCAGCGCCGAAGGCGTCGGCGACTACTTCGGCGCCGCGCGCTACTACGAGCTCGTCTGGCGCACCGACCGCACCTACGTGAGCGCCGCCTTCGGCCTCGCACGCGTGTACCTGGCGCAGGGCGCGCGTGCCAGCGCCGTCGAAGTGCTGGAAACCGTCCCCGCGACCTCCACGCACTACCTCGACGCCCAGGTCGCCTCCATCAAGATCAAAACCCAGACCGGCAACGCCGAACAGACCACGGTGTCCGAACAGGACCTCCTCGATGCCTCCGCCCGCCTCGAACGCCTCAACCTCGACGCGGAACGCCGCACCCGCCTGTCCGCCGAAGTCCTGGAAGCCGCCTACGACTGGCTCCGCGCTGACTCCTCGAACCCCTCGGGCACCTCCAAAGTCCTCGGCTACGCCCTCGAAGAACGCGACGTCCGCTTCGGCCTGGAACGCTGCTACCGCACCCTGGCCCGGCTCGCCGGCTCGGCGGAGGACCGCATCACCCTGGTGGACCGCGCGAACTCGATCCGCCCGCGCACCCTGACGTAA
- a CDS encoding glutamate ABC transporter substrate-binding protein encodes MSDAAWPMPADVGGPDASAGGSTDDSCDPTASLSPAGASTSSPSVAKIKARGKLIAGVDQTTYLFGFRNPKTGNLEGFDIDMVNQIAAAIFGTAEGRVQYRAIASSQREQVLKNHQVDVVVRTYSITCARLKEVAFSTVYYVAGQKILVPKASNAESLSDLKGKRVCATKQSTSLAKIATDPAHPIAVSVDNWSDCLIMLQQHQVDAVSTDDTILAGMAAQDPTVKVAGDPMTTENYGIGMPKDEPDLVRYVNSVLDTIRGGAWQTSYQKWVGARLGPASPPPPKYK; translated from the coding sequence GTGAGTGACGCGGCCTGGCCGATGCCCGCCGATGTCGGCGGCCCGGATGCGTCTGCCGGGGGCTCCACGGACGACAGCTGCGACCCCACCGCGAGCCTCTCGCCCGCCGGCGCGTCGACGAGCTCTCCGTCGGTGGCGAAGATCAAGGCGCGCGGCAAGCTGATCGCGGGCGTCGACCAGACCACGTACTTGTTCGGCTTCCGGAACCCGAAGACGGGCAACCTCGAGGGTTTCGACATCGACATGGTCAACCAGATCGCGGCTGCGATCTTCGGCACCGCCGAAGGCCGCGTGCAGTACCGGGCAATCGCGTCGTCGCAGCGGGAGCAGGTGCTGAAGAACCACCAGGTGGACGTGGTGGTGCGGACGTACTCGATCACGTGCGCCCGCTTGAAGGAAGTGGCTTTCTCGACGGTGTACTACGTGGCCGGCCAGAAGATCCTCGTGCCGAAAGCTTCCAACGCCGAGTCGCTGTCGGACCTGAAGGGCAAGCGCGTCTGCGCCACCAAGCAGTCCACGTCCTTGGCCAAGATCGCCACCGACCCGGCGCACCCGATCGCCGTCTCCGTCGACAACTGGTCCGACTGCCTGATCATGCTCCAGCAACACCAGGTCGACGCCGTCTCCACCGACGACACGATCCTCGCCGGCATGGCCGCCCAGGACCCGACCGTCAAGGTCGCCGGCGACCCCATGACCACGGAGAACTACGGCATCGGCATGCCCAAGGACGAGCCCGACCTGGTCCGCTACGTCAACAGCGTCCTCGACACCATCCGCGGCGGCGCCTGGCAGACGAGCTACCAGAAGTGGGTCGGCGCCCGGCTGGGCCCCGCCTCGCCTCCGCCGCCGAAGTACAAATAA
- a CDS encoding DUF397 domain-containing protein, translating into MIAPNPAQATWRKSSYSTSESNCVEVGAWHKSSYSSTEANCVEVGGRHKSSYSTTEGNCVEVATSVVEVGVRDTKDRVAGHLTVSAEAWTSFLTAVTR; encoded by the coding sequence ATGATCGCCCCGAACCCTGCCCAGGCAACTTGGCGCAAGAGCTCCTACAGCACCTCCGAGTCCAACTGTGTTGAGGTCGGGGCCTGGCACAAGAGCTCGTACAGCTCAACCGAAGCCAACTGCGTCGAGGTTGGTGGCCGGCACAAGAGTTCGTACAGCACAACGGAAGGGAACTGTGTCGAGGTGGCCACCTCCGTGGTGGAGGTCGGAGTGCGGGACACGAAGGACCGTGTGGCTGGTCACCTCACCGTTTCGGCTGAAGCCTGGACCTCCTTCCTCACCGCCGTCACGCGCTGA
- a CDS encoding DUF5753 domain-containing protein has translation METGNRGLYADDVSAILGFLRAPSEKRQELMQLLREGEQRNWHEIHGKLPPNWKQLIRFEDEASAIENYEPMVIPGLAQTPDYARAIIQATNSTLTEAEVEGLVAARLARQLVLSRRDGPNVHLLIEETALRRVVGDLATMRIQLDNLLSVSNRSNVTLQVVPFSAGDHPGLEGPSVLLEFVDEPTLAHAETRSASSFIEDEVPINRVKVAWRGLLAVALSTEDSARLISTVVGKMTAP, from the coding sequence ATGGAGACGGGCAACCGCGGCCTGTACGCCGACGACGTCTCCGCCATCCTCGGCTTCCTCCGAGCACCGAGCGAGAAGCGGCAGGAGCTGATGCAGCTGCTGCGCGAAGGCGAACAACGCAACTGGCACGAGATCCACGGCAAGCTGCCACCCAATTGGAAGCAGCTGATCCGCTTCGAGGACGAAGCTTCGGCCATCGAGAACTACGAGCCCATGGTGATTCCCGGACTCGCGCAAACTCCTGACTACGCGCGAGCGATCATCCAAGCCACCAACTCGACTCTCACCGAGGCTGAGGTCGAGGGACTGGTCGCCGCGCGACTGGCTCGTCAACTGGTCCTGAGCAGACGGGATGGGCCGAACGTCCACCTGCTCATCGAGGAAACCGCGTTGCGCCGCGTGGTCGGCGACCTCGCGACAATGAGGATTCAGCTGGATAATCTGCTCTCTGTCAGCAATCGCAGCAACGTCACCCTGCAAGTGGTGCCCTTCTCAGCGGGCGATCACCCCGGCTTGGAGGGCCCGTCGGTTCTGCTCGAGTTCGTCGATGAGCCAACACTCGCGCACGCCGAAACCCGTAGTGCCAGCAGTTTTATCGAAGACGAGGTGCCGATCAACCGTGTTAAGGTTGCCTGGCGTGGGCTTCTTGCCGTGGCTTTGTCAACCGAGGACTCCGCACGGCTGATTTCCACGGTTGTCGGCAAGATGACCGCACCTTAG
- a CDS encoding helix-turn-helix domain-containing protein gives MGEQHLEAALPVGVDPRRHARALARVHEAAIAGETLPRAPRTVIGESWSRVQRLGIDPDRGPAVPILGAGELEQRRRESGLTPLLPLLRGGLLSLAEQAAHIMVVVDAAGHVLWRDGSNPVRHRADRLGFVEGVDWQEESVGTNAIGTALVARRPVQVYSAEHYVRAQHDWTCAAAPLHDPRDGRLLGVVDLSGPAATVHAATLALVAAVGRLAESQLRTSHLTDLEHLRGVAVPLLAKVSGRALVTDRHGWIAAATGFAPTGRLPLPGSVEPGPLWLPAHGQCLVEPLPGGWLVRLVAGECAGNAALPTRVALDLRVPGEPLLTVYGAAGEWTHRVSPRHAQLLTALAAHRTGCSASQLAAVLFGDATRTVTVRAEVSRLRRIVGGIVVGRPYRFADNLEVVVHGSAAAG, from the coding sequence TTGGGCGAGCAGCACCTCGAGGCAGCGTTGCCGGTCGGGGTTGATCCTCGACGCCACGCGCGCGCCCTCGCCCGCGTCCACGAAGCCGCCATCGCGGGCGAAACGCTGCCCCGCGCACCCCGGACGGTCATCGGCGAATCCTGGTCACGCGTCCAGCGGCTCGGCATCGACCCGGACCGCGGGCCCGCCGTCCCGATCCTCGGCGCCGGCGAGCTCGAGCAGCGCCGCCGCGAGAGCGGGTTGACGCCGCTGCTGCCCCTGTTGCGCGGCGGCCTGCTCAGCCTGGCCGAGCAGGCCGCGCACATCATGGTGGTCGTCGACGCCGCCGGCCACGTCCTCTGGCGCGACGGCTCCAACCCCGTCCGTCACCGCGCCGACCGGCTGGGGTTCGTCGAAGGCGTCGACTGGCAGGAGGAATCCGTCGGCACCAACGCCATCGGCACCGCGCTCGTCGCGCGACGGCCCGTGCAGGTCTACTCCGCCGAACACTACGTGCGGGCTCAGCACGACTGGACCTGTGCCGCCGCGCCGCTGCACGACCCCCGCGACGGCCGGTTGCTCGGCGTGGTCGACCTCTCCGGCCCCGCCGCGACGGTCCACGCCGCCACCCTCGCCCTCGTCGCCGCCGTCGGCCGCCTCGCCGAATCTCAGCTGCGCACCAGCCACCTGACGGACCTGGAGCACCTGCGCGGTGTGGCCGTCCCGTTGCTGGCCAAGGTTTCCGGGCGCGCGCTCGTGACCGATCGCCACGGCTGGATCGCCGCCGCCACCGGCTTCGCGCCCACCGGACGCCTGCCGCTCCCGGGTTCCGTCGAACCCGGGCCGCTCTGGTTGCCCGCCCACGGCCAATGCCTCGTCGAGCCGTTGCCCGGCGGCTGGCTCGTCAGGTTGGTCGCCGGGGAGTGCGCGGGGAATGCTGCGCTCCCTACCCGGGTTGCGCTCGATCTGCGCGTCCCCGGCGAGCCCCTGCTGACCGTCTACGGCGCCGCGGGCGAATGGACCCACCGCGTCTCCCCGCGCCACGCGCAGTTGCTGACCGCGCTCGCCGCGCACCGAACCGGTTGCAGCGCTTCACAATTGGCCGCCGTACTCTTCGGCGACGCGACGCGCACGGTCACCGTTCGCGCCGAGGTTTCTCGGCTGCGGCGGATCGTGGGCGGGATCGTGGTCGGGCGGCCGTACCGGTTCGCCGACAACCTCGAAGTCGTCGTGCACGGATCCGCGGCGGCTGGGTAG
- a CDS encoding acetoin dehydrogenase dihydrolipoyllysine-residue acetyltransferase subunit — protein sequence MTGIERVTMPKWGLSMKTGRITDWIAAEGDDVTEGDDLVDIDTDKITGTLESPCSGVLRRVIAAAGEDVPVGGTIALLAPAEVGDAEVDAAADQARRALAEGLVEDVGGPVAGTVEVDGRSLSYATLGDTGEVVVLVHGYGGDKNSWLFVQEPLSDGRTVHALDLPGHGESTKDVGDGSLTTLANAVLGFLETLNVTKAHLVGHSLGAAVVTAAAAMQPGKVASLTLVAPAGVSSRINADYLRGFAAASSRRELKPHLTALFADPDQVTRRLADDLLKYKRLDGVDKVLSKLLGTLLTEGDAPALDLAPLLAKYPGPVSVVWGREDAVLPAENAPQLAEVHYVDDAGHMVHLEKPAAVVEVVTENIESVGEVTEASDHGPSTGTLTEGGRVD from the coding sequence ATGACGGGCATCGAGCGCGTGACCATGCCCAAGTGGGGCCTGTCGATGAAAACCGGCCGCATCACCGACTGGATCGCGGCCGAAGGCGACGACGTCACCGAAGGCGACGACCTCGTCGACATCGACACCGACAAGATCACCGGGACGCTGGAGTCCCCGTGCTCCGGTGTGCTGCGCCGAGTGATCGCGGCGGCGGGGGAGGACGTGCCCGTCGGCGGCACGATCGCCCTGCTCGCACCCGCCGAAGTGGGTGACGCCGAGGTCGACGCCGCCGCCGACCAGGCCCGTCGCGCGCTGGCGGAGGGCCTGGTCGAGGACGTCGGGGGACCGGTCGCGGGCACCGTCGAGGTCGACGGCCGGAGCCTCAGCTACGCCACCCTCGGCGACACCGGGGAGGTGGTCGTGCTGGTCCACGGCTACGGCGGCGACAAGAACTCCTGGCTCTTCGTCCAGGAGCCGCTGTCGGACGGCCGCACCGTCCACGCCCTCGACCTGCCCGGTCACGGTGAGTCGACCAAGGACGTCGGCGACGGGTCGCTGACCACCCTCGCCAACGCCGTGCTCGGCTTCCTCGAAACACTCAACGTGACGAAAGCCCACCTTGTCGGCCACTCGCTCGGCGCCGCCGTGGTCACCGCGGCGGCCGCGATGCAGCCGGGCAAGGTCGCGTCGCTCACGCTGGTCGCCCCGGCGGGCGTCAGCAGCCGGATCAACGCCGACTACCTGCGCGGCTTCGCGGCCGCGAGTTCGCGGCGAGAGCTGAAACCGCACCTCACGGCGCTGTTCGCCGACCCGGACCAGGTCACCCGCCGCCTCGCCGACGACCTGCTCAAGTACAAGCGCCTCGACGGCGTCGACAAGGTGCTTTCGAAGCTCCTCGGCACCCTGCTGACCGAGGGAGACGCCCCGGCGCTCGATCTCGCCCCGCTCCTCGCGAAGTACCCCGGCCCCGTATCGGTGGTGTGGGGTCGCGAAGACGCCGTGCTGCCGGCCGAAAACGCCCCTCAGCTGGCCGAGGTGCACTACGTCGATGACGCCGGCCACATGGTGCACCTGGAAAAACCCGCGGCCGTCGTCGAGGTCGTCACCGAGAACATCGAGTCTGTCGGCGAAGTCACCGAGGCTTCCGATCACGGCCCGTCCACGGGCACACTGACCGAGGGAGGCCGGGTGGACTAG